In a single window of the Manis pentadactyla isolate mManPen7 chromosome 14, mManPen7.hap1, whole genome shotgun sequence genome:
- the PRR14L gene encoding protein PRR14L isoform X5 — protein MQSTQDLSCADLPEDCLRSNEGNVQITTGTLLKSTEEVQGMKVNGTKAYNNEGHKNGNVSKGLSAGCSEYPEVDKIITSGEVSESSTLVSLEPLTFVDPGLTEATPTEKECEELKTCPSWLSFLPGNSAISKVDSGKEELCKLNLVCGADDNHQWILGHHHEKHSSTLGSSKATGSVVVLEPLEENTEVSFFTSSLSGPESRAASLEKCGFDGDNLLKRPTKKTGSPHLDGDDQSKNLASREENEQQFLNPRTEGGELFLGNARLPEEDASRHCSGEKETVASLKENTQDHYCSQGSSQTDSSDSVALDAFTEDTEIMFKKNDLKITLDIQSSLTNYEDHKETFTNVNHPSRHSEESNFSSLMQVEEPEQTTTIEPNMLSEKIYSKDSLVGIQRNLESDSQLNESSHNEFLIERKSLAGLTPEDQISPINEVSKPKKENTQLPPSLEFDHRPESEKAVQTSQDGSPHLDEQSIACEMTELPWTDQPVVSKVESECVLNQVSLNSRDCSKLPTDKEMPLATSKDSHKNHHPPLEDGADIIAGTRTIPRETKRKDICLSGDKACGASSNNSTLNIKSGSLERRNEVADSGTEDLHSRPVSSRKEAGGLSQEISAMECQSVQSQGLSGCPCAKENVPGTSMYSLCAAAGSSTVILEAENSLITKCANAFQQDDHHSPGRGDPVESSSDKVSCTLEECELNGRETEGSPAGGKVRNKTTASMLSREASNKNIPTTSHIQPSEEGSQRKERVMPRESVFCEADVSNCATQEPNLSANIPTEKSPNQSPTSMFSSFKNMNQAVETLVQKADKVLDCQSYQNRPDEHRREEKAAKETVGGDQRETVTEPHRELSHNPKDLVISSGNNSPSGDSSKKGNLKRAFESISGCEEPPDGRLDLICADCSNKPKDGVLDVRASGTLDNGAEQGRLALQETPVSTTLTQNRELNAAFVGMIDQDSDFPDATSSTVESLEIKKSCEEKVHRSLKDCEMEVCPDSSTHEIESVAVHEPNARILDGINVSLNRIHHAQRIKEATPREMQGMIEGLRREINSEFDRENTFGICSKELMSSRCQVDSSVPLGSLKSVEIMPLSPSPKKNSETNMNSEEPHQKNFLRPNDGEMLCEHVKDCTILPQARDRAPAGMSNLSGGSSQDTSVNNLPLTMETKTQAGEETREHQRGPLGHLTVGEESEMVPGEDGHADNVSEISQPHSTSQRRLGDAEGHQSQRVVDYVLEKEKEYTHQKEAHIILEQCPSSIRLPDEVQNKNQPKDYKDLSTMMKEIPLAKMARGDIAAQFQKSRDSKEEESSCHPLKKDIELRIGPWLSGAPQTAQDPSSAEGNKLHGAFGNTSHQRGVLPLKKQPRRTCKKVSCQEQVNMGRKMSKIRSSAFLKSSSEAIPTKAHRFLSSRAVSVPTCLEPETVTAKSLVSPIPKQEATLCHPWSSLNVRKPTKDSALLNKLSVLASKLAPASKTQKPRYRQCSSALLPVAKSYKLLRYKRLLDGFSYNILQLNPHLAASRWDTRPNSKPLTLYSLEAIKTSFLDLSNKMPSLLFDSKIFPVSFDMKSASECMSEYPRTFPEHCAPARLALGEPPRCLSQPPKWTFSFFLSHGCPGMATFREDSGLHGQAHVQAPPQPPVPLQDFGGTAMVQTRAGCSVLGLHTLLALCSPGCYRIWTKKRSFSSHMPTMQRLFMTQFTQGLKGLRSPASIADKVFCSLPYSVGRVLSMWSQHGPSACPFDISALHSTHSKRQPTLGSMSSHPALPYVPLPGLEATYNTSGSQMRLEPPFPALVPKSCLVTDSAVSKLLLSASEFQVPGFDELDGVTAVCPHPQGSPPEQKEAEPKKRPKKVSQIRIRKTIPKPDPNLTPMGLPRPKRLKKKEFSLEEIYTNKNYKSPPANRCLETIFEEPKERNGTLISISQQKRKRVLEFQDFTVPRKRRARETNGTGDLLCQGRGAGVIIRLLRSSWFGHLNFRFSWPPWRRLPNFPYRPNHSKCSPWIFTYFKVQPF, from the exons ATGCAGTCGACCCAAGACCTTTCATGCGCGGACCTCCCTGAAGACTGTCTGAGGAGCAACG AAGGGAATGTACAAATTACAACTGGAACTCTGTTAAAATCTACTGAAGAGGTACAAGGTATGAAGGTCAATGGGACTAAGGCCTATAATAATGAAGGACACAAGAATGGCAATGTGAGTAAAGGTCTCTCAGCTGGGTGCAGCGAATACCCAGAAGTAGACAAAATCATAACCAGTGGTGAGGTTTCAGAAAGCAGCACATTAGTTTCCCTAGAGCCTTTAACCTTTGTGGACCCTGGATTAACAGAAGCAACTCCTACAGAAAAAGAATGTGAAGAATTAAAAACTTGTCCTTCTTGGTTGTCATTCTTACCAGGAAACAGTGCCATTTCCAAAGTGGACAGTGGGAAGGAAGAGTTGTGTAAATTAAACCTTGTCTGTGGTGCAGATGACAATCACCAATGGATTCTTGGCCACCATCATGAAAAACACAGTTCCACACTTGGCAGTTCCAAAGCTACGGGAAGTGTGGTGGTTTTAGAACCTTTAGAAGAAAATACTGAAGTTTCATTTTTCACGTCAAGTTTATCTGGTCCAGAATCCAGAGCAGCATCCTTAGAAAAATGTGGTTTTGATGGTGATAACTTGCTGAAGAGACCTACTAAAAAGACAGGTAGTCCCCATCTTGATGGGGATGATCAAAGCAAGAACCTGGCttctagagaagaaaatgaacaacAGTTTTTGAACCCCAGGACTGAAGGAGGGGAACTCTTTCTTGGTAATGCCAGGCTACCAGAAGAGGATGCTAGTCGTCATTGTTCTGGTGAAAAGGAGACTGTTGCCTCCCTAAAAGAAAATACTCAAGATCACTATTGCAGTCAAGGCAGTAGCCAGACAGACAGCTCTGATTCTGTAGCACTTGATGCTTTTACTGAAGacacagaaataatgtttaaaaaaaatgatttgaaaatcACTTTAGACATTCAAAGTAGCTTAACAAACTATGAGGACCATAAAGAAACTTTTACTAATGTGAACCATCCAAGCAGACACTCTGAAGAGAGCAATTTTTCCTCCTTAATGCAGGTGGAAGAGCCAGAACAGACAACCACTATAGAGCCCAACATGTTAAGTGAAAAGATTTATAGTAAAGACTCCTTAGTCGGCATCCAGAGAAATCTGGAAAGTGACTCTCAGCTAAATGAATCATCACATAATGAATTTCTTATTGAAAGAAAATCCCTTGCAGGTTTAACGCCAGAGGACCAGATAAGTCCTATAAATGAGGTATCAAAACCCAAGAAAGAAAATACTCAATTACCACCCTCCCTAGAATTTGATCACAGACCTGAGTCAGAAAAAGCTGTACAGACCTCACAGGATGGTAGTCCGCACTTAGATGAACAGAGCATTGCCTGTGAGATGACCGAACTCCCTTGGACTGATCAACCAGTTGTAAGCAAAGTAGAAAGTGAATGTGTTTTAAATCAAGTGTCCCTTAATTCTCGAGACTGCTCGAAGTTGCCAACTGACAAAGAAATGCCTTTAGCAACAAGCAAGGATTCTCATAAGAACCATCACCCTCCGCTAGAAGATGGAGCAGATATCATTGCTGGCACCCGAACCATTCCCAGGGAGACAAAAAGGAAAGACATCTGTCTATCAGGTGATAAAGCCTGTGGTGCCTCTTCAAACAATTCTACCTTAAACATCAAATCAGGAAGCCTAGAAAGAAGAAACGAAGTGGCAGATTCAGGAACAGAAGATCTACATTCCAGACCTGTCTCCAGTAGGAAAGAAGCAGGAGGCTTGTCTCAAGAGATCTCTGCTATGGAATGTCAAAGTGTTCAATCTCAGGGTCTCTCTGGCTGTCCCTGTGCAAAAGAAAACGTGCCAGGAACAAGCATGTATTCTCTCTGTGCTGCTGCTGGGTCCAGCACAGTCATCCTGGAAGCTGAAAACTCTTTGATAACCAAGTGTGCGAACGCATTTCAGCAGGACGATCACCATTCTCCAGGAAGAGGAGACCCCGTAGAAAGTAGCTCTGATAAAGTGAGCTGTACATTGGAGGAATGTGAACTTAATGGGAGAGAAACTGAAGGCAGCCCTGCAGGAGGTAAggtcagaaacaaaacaacagcaagtATGTTAAGTAGGGAAGCTTCAAACAAaaacattcccaccaccagtcaCATCCAACCCAGTGAGGAAGGGTCACAAAGAAAGGAACGGGTTATGCCCAGAGAGTCTGTGTTTTGTGAGGCTGACGTCTCTAACTGTGCCACACAAGAACCAAACCTGTCTGCAAACATTCCAACTGAAAAATCACCGAACCAGTCTCCTACTAGTATGTTCTCCAGTTTTAAAAACATGAACCAAGCAGTTGAAACTCTTGTTCAGAAGGCAGATAAAGTCCTTGACTGTCAGAGCTACCAAAACAGACCAGATGAAcacagaagggaagagaaagcagCTAAGGAAACAGTGGGTGGTGATCAGAGAGAGACTGTCACAGAGCCTCACAGAGAGCTGAGCCACAACCCAAAGGATCTGGTCATCAGTTCAGGCAATAACTCACCGTCTGGTGATAGTTCAAAGAAAGGCAATTTGAAAAGAGCCTTTGAAAGTATTTCTGGTTGTGAGGAGCCCCCAGATGGTAGGCTAGACCTCATCTGCGCAGACTGCAGTAACAAACCTAAGGATGGTGTGCTGGATGTAAGAGCGTCTGGTACACTTGATAATGGTGCAGAGCAAGGTAGGCTGGCATTACAGGAAACCCCAGTGAGCACCACCCTGACTCAAAACAGAGAACTGAATGCTGCCTTTGTAGGAATGATTGACCAGGATTCAGATTTCCCAGACGCTACTTCCTCTACAGTGGAAtctcttgaaataaaaaaatcatgtGAGGAGAAAGTACACAGATCCTTAAAAGACTGTGAAATGGAAGTGTGTCCAGACTCCAGTACCCATGAGATAGAGTCTGTTGCAGTTCATGAGCCAAATGCAAGAATATTGGATGGAATAAATGTGTCTTTAAATCGTATTCATCATGCACAGCGCATTAAAGAAGCAACTCCTAGAGAAATGCAGGGAATGATTGAAGGACTGAGACGAGAAATAAATTCTGAGTTTGACAGGGAAAATACCTTTGGAATTTGCTCAAAAGAGTTGATGTCTTCTAGATGCCAAGTTGACAGCTCTGTTCCCTTAGGGAGCCTGAAATCCGTTGAGATAATGCCTTTGAGTCCATCTcctaaaaaaaattcagaaactaATATGAATAGTGAAGAGCCTCACCAGAAAAATTTTCTTAGACCAAATGATGGTGAGATGCTTTGCGAACATGTAAAGGACTGCACAATACTGCCTCAGGCAAGGGACAGAGCACCCGCGGGTATGAGCAACCTTAGTGGAGGAAGCAGCCAAGACACCAGTGTGAACAATCTGCCTCTGACAATGGAAACCAAAACTCAAGCAGGAGAAGAAACCAGGGAACACCAGAGGGGACCACTGGGCCACTTAACTGTTGGGGAGGAGTCAGAGATGGTTCCTGGAGAGGATGGTCATGCTGATAATGTGAGTGAGATTTCCCAGCCCCACTCTACGTCCCAGAGGAGGCTTGGTGATGCAGAAGGACACCAAAGCCAGAGGGTTGTGGACTACGTGttggagaaggaaaaggaatataCACATCAGAAAGAAGCACATATAATATTGGAACAATGCCCATCATCTATTAGGTTACCAGATGAGGTGCAAAATAAGAACCAACCAAAGGATTACAAAGATCTGTCCACCATGATGAAAGAAATCCCCCTAGCGAAGATGGCCAGAGGTGACATTGCTGCACAGTTTCAGAAATCGAGAGATTCAAAAGAGGAGGAAAGCTCGTGTCATCCCTTAAAAAAGGACATTGAGTTGCGCATAGGTCCTTGGCTTAGTGGTGCTCCCCAGACAGCACAAGACCCCAGCTCTGCTGAGGGCAACAAACTACACGGTGCCTTTGGGAACACTTCACACCAGAGAGGAGTACTTCCCTTAAAAAAGCAGCCCCGTAGAACATGCAAGAAAGTTTCCTGTCAGGAGCAAGTCAATATGGGGagaaaaatgagtaaaatcagAAGTTCTGCCTTTTTAAAGAGTTCCTCTGAAGCCATCCCTACAAAAGCACACCGATTTCTCAGCTCGCGTGCTGTGTCTGTACCTACATGCCTGGAGCCTGAAACAGTAACTGCCAAGAGCTTAGTGAGCCCCATACCAAAGCAGGAGGCAACTCTGTGCCATCCCTGGAGCAGCCTGAATGTTAGGAAGCCTACCAAAGACTCAGCCTTACTAAACAAGCTGTCCGTCCTTGCCTCCAAACTGGCCCCAGCCTCAAAGACCCAGAAACCAAGATACCGGCAGTGTTCCTCCGCGCTTCTTCCAGTGGCTAAAAGCTACAAGCTGCTCAGATATAAAAGGCTCCTGGATGGATTTTCATACAATATACTGCAGCTGAATCCACATTTGGCAGCTAGCAGATGGGATACGAGGCCTAACAGTAAGCCCTTGACACTTTATTCACTCGAAGCCATCAAAACAAGCTTCCTAGATTTGAGTAACAAGATGCCATCACTGCTGTTTGATTCCAAAATCTTTCCGGTGTCCTTTGACATGAAGTCGGCCTCCGAGTGCATGTCCGAGTACCCCAGAACTTTTCCTGAGCACTGTGCTCCAGCAAGGCTAGCCTTAGGAGAGCCCCCCCGGTGCCTGTCTCAACCTCCCAAGTggaccttctctttcttcttatccCACGGTTGCCCTGGGATGGCCACATTCAGGGAAGACAGTGGCCTCCATGGTCAGGCACATGTCCAGgctcccccacagcctccagtTCCTCTGCAAGACTTTGGAGGCACCGCCATGGTCCAGaccagagcagggtgctcagtcCTTGGCCTTCACACGCTCCTAGCACTTTGTTCCCCTGGATGTTACCGAATCTGGACAAAAAAACGGAGTTTCTCCAGCCACATGCCTACCATGCAGAGGCTCTTCATGACCCAGTTTACACAGGGCTTGAAAGGGTTAAGGTCTCCAGCCTCCATAGCAGACAAGGTCTTCTGTTCTCTGCCCTACTCGGTGGGCCGAGTGCTGTCCATGTGGAGCCAGCATGGACCTTCTGCCTGCCCCTTCGACATCTCTGCTCTTCATTCCACCCACAGCAAGCGGCAGCCAACTCTGGGCTCCATGAGCAG CCACCCCGCGTTACCATATGTGCCTCTTCCAGGCTTGGAAGCTACGTACAACACCAGTGGCAGTCAGATGAG GCTAGAGCCTCCATTCCCTGCCTTGGTACCAAAGTCTTGCTTGGTAACAGACTCAGCTGTCAGCAAGCTCCTGCTTTCAGCCTCTGAGTTCCAGGTTCCTGGATTTGATGAGCTGGATGGTGTGACCGCAGTGTGCCCCCATCCACAGGGCAGCCCTCCAGAACAGAAAGAG GCTGAGCCCAAGAAGAGGCCAAAGAAAGTCTCACAGATTCGCATCCGGAAAACCATTCCTAAGCCAGATCCTAATCTTACCCCCATGGGCCTTCCTCGACCCAAAAG